The Candidatus Dadabacteria bacterium DNA segment AGAATCCTCCGGGCGCCGGGGGGGAACGTGATAAAGGTTGTCTGGGGAGGGACCTGGGATCCGATTCTGGCGCAGGACAAAGACGGATTTCTGGTCGAGAGGATGGAAGCGGCCCTTGACGGGGATTACCAGAGGTACACCATCTCTCCTGGGGAGTATATAAGGGAGCATTTTTTCGGCACCCGCCCTGAAATCCAGAAGATGGTCGAGAACCACACAGACGAGGAACTTGAGAAGCTCGCAAGGGGAGGCCACGACTCAGAGAAGGTCTACGCCGCCTACAAGGCCGCCGTTGAGAACACCGGTTCTCCCACGGTGATTCTCGCAAAGACCATAAAGGGTTACGGCCTCGGGGAAGCGGGGGAGGGCAAGAACATAACCCACCAGCAGAAAAAACTTAACGAAGAGGAACTCAAGCGCTTCAGGACCCGCTTTTACATACCGATTACGGATCAGGAAATAAGAAGAGCTCCCTTCTACAGGCCCGCTCCCGACAGCCCGGAGATGAAGTATCTGCGCGAGAGAAGGGATGCCCTCGGCGGAACCATCCCGAAACGGACCGTACGGGCAAAGCCGCTTCGGAAGATCCCGGAGCGAGTGTTCGAGGAGTTTAAAAAGGCTTCCGGATCCAAGAGAAAAGTGGCTACTACCATGGTGATAGTCCACATGCTCTCAAGACTCATGCGGGACAGGGATATAGGAGATCTGATAGTCCCCATAGTCCCGGACGAGGCGAGAACTTTCGGGATGGAGTCGCTTTTCCGCCAGGTGGGCATCTATTCAAGCGTTGGACAGCTCTACGAACCCGTTGACGCTGACACCCTTCTTTACTACAAGGAGGCAAAGGACGGACAGATTCTCGAAGAGGGCATAACCGAGGCGGGCAGCATGTCTTCCTTCATAGCGGCCGGCACGGCCTACTCGACACACGGCATAAACACCATCCCTTTTTTCATTTACTACTCGATGTTCGGCTTTCAGAGGATAGGAGACCTCATCTGGGCCGCCGCCGACATGAAATGCAGGGGTTTCATGGTGGGAGGCACGGCGGGGCGGACCACCCTTGCGGGCGAAGGTCTTCAGCACCAGGACGGAAACAGCCATCATTTCGCCTACGCCTATCCGAACCTAAAGGCCTACGACCCTGCTTTTTCCTACGAGATAGCCGTGATAGTCAGGGACGGGATAAAGAGGATGTACCAGGACGGGGAGGAGATATTCTACTACATAACGGTGATGAACGAGCGCTACGTGCAGCCCGCCATGCCTGAGGGGGTCGAGGAAGGTATAATAAAAGGGATGTACAGGTTTGCGTCTTCTTTGCTCAAGGACTCGGGGAAGAAGGTACATCTTTTCGGAAGCGGCGCCATCATGAACGAGGTTCTCTGGGCGAGGGAGGTTCTTGAGAGCGGCTACGGCGTCCCGACTGACGTCTGGAGCATCACGAGCTACAAGGAGCTTTACCAGGACGCGAAGGAGGCGGAAAGATGGAACCGCCTAAATCCCGGAGAGAAGAGAAGAAAAAGCTACATTTCAGAGTGCATGGAAGGGGAAGACGGGGTATTTGTTGCCGCGACCGACTATCTTAAGAGTCTTCCCGATTCGATTTCCGCCTATTTTCCCAAGCCTCTTGTGTCTCTCGGCACCGACGGGTTCGGGAGAAGCGACACCCGGGAGGCGCTCCGCGACTTCTTCGAGGTCGACTACCGCCACATCGCGATCGCGGCGCTCCATGAGCTTGCGAGGGAAGGCAGGATTGATGAAGAGACCGTCAGCGAGGCGATAAGCGAATTTGGAATCGACCGGGGGAAGCCCAACCCCGCGGTCACGTGACGAGGAAAGTAAGTTGATAGAATTCAGGCTTCCCGAACTTGGAGAAGGAATTGAATCCGGACAGGTGATAGAGGTTTTCGTTTCGCCCGGAGACAGGGTCGCACTCGAGCAGCCCCTGCTCGAGGTGGAAACGGACAAGGCCGCCGTTGAGATTCCTTCCCCGGCCGACGGAACAATTGTCGACGTGTGCGTAAGCGCCGGGGATACGGTCGAGATAAGCCAGGTGCTAGTGAGAATGAACGGGGACGACGAGGGCGGAGAACCCCCAGAGGATGCTCCTGCGGCCGAAGAAGAGGAAAAACCCGCGGCGACGCAAGCGCCCCTCCCTGAAAAAGAACCCGAGGAAGAGAAAAAACAGACCACACCACCCGAAAGCGCGCCCGCGGACAATATCGCCCCGTCGGGACCCCTCGCCGTGGCGGCGGCACCTTCCGTGAGGCGTCTTGCGAGGGAGCTCGGCGTAGAGCTTTCATCCGTTTCAGGAACGGGTCCCCGCGGGAGAATACTTGAGAGAGACGTAAAGGCTCACGCAAAGGCCATAATAAGATCTGCTTCATCCGCCCAGCCGGCGGCGCCCGAGGAACCCGAGCTTCCCGATTTCTCAAGATGGGGAGAGACTGTTACCGAGAGTTTTTCGACCGTGAGGAAGCTTACGGCCGAGCGCCTTTCCCAGGCGTGGGCGGCCCCGCACGTAACGCAGTTTGACAAGGCGGACGCCACGCGGCTTGAGGAGCTCAGAAGATTTAACAGGGACAAGGTGGCGGAAGCCGGGGGGAACCTTACCGTAACCGCGATTCTGGTAAAAGCCCTTTCCCGGGCGCTTTCTGAGTTTCCGAAGTTTAATTCAAGCATACACATGGGCAGCCGCACGATCGTTTACAAAAAATACATAAACATAGGGGTCGCGGTTGATACGGAAAGAGGACTTCTTGTTCCGGTGATAAGGGATGTCGACAAAAAAGACATAACGCAGATATCGATTGAGTTAACGGAGATATCTTCTGCGGCGAGGGAGAAAAAGCTCTCTCCTGACAGGCTCAAGGGAGGAAGCTTCACCATAACCAATCTCGGGGGAATAGGGGGGACCTTCTTTACCCCGATTCTCAATCCGCCCGAGGTGGCCATACTGGGAGTCTCAAGATCATCCTTTGAGACCGCGTATGTTGACGGGGAGTTCGTGCCGAGGTTCATGCTCCCGCTGTCGCTTTCCTACGATCACAGGATTATAGACGGGGCGGAAGCCGCTAGGTTCCTCAGGTGGCTATGCGAAATGCTTGAGCGCTCTCCCGAGAGCATATTCGAAGGGGTGGTGTAGCAGACGATGGAGAGAGTGGTAACGGAAGTAGCGGTAATAGGGGCGGGCCCCGGGGGATATCCCGCGGCGTTTGCCCTCGCCGACAAGGGAAAGAAAGTAACGCTTATAGATCCTGAGCTAAACCCCGGAGGAGTCTGTCTCTACAGGGGATGTATACCTTCAAAGGCCCTTTTGCACGCGGCGAAGGTGGCCGAGGAGGCTAGGGACGCGGCGGATTTCGGCCTTAGCTACGGAGAACCGGAGATCGACCCCGAGAAGCTTTTTTCCTGGAAAGACGAGGTGGTCTCCAAGCTAACGGGCGGGCTCAGGACGCTTGTTAAGGCCAGAAAAGTGAATTACCTGCGGGGAAGGGCGTCTTTTACCTCTTCCGGCACCCTTCGCGTTGTAACGGCTTCCGGCGAGGAGCGGGAAGTAGTGTTCGAAAATGCCATTATCTCCACAGGTTCCGTTTCGAGGAGAATACCGGGAGTGGATTTCGGTTCCCCGAACGTGGTCGATTCCGACGGCGCTTTGTCCCTAGGGGAGATTCCGAAAACCCTGCTTGTGGTGGGCGGAGGTTACATAGGCCTTGAGCTTGGAACGTTTTTCTCTTCTCTCGGCACCGAGGTCACGGTTGTCGAGATGCTTTCCGGGCTCGTACAGGGGGTTGACAGGGATCTTGCGGTGGTGCTTAAAAAGAGGCTCGATCGGAAATTCCGCTCTATAATGCTTGAAACAAAAATAGTTTCTATAAGTGAGTTAGACAACGAAGTTCAAGTTTCATTTGAAGTCGATGGGAAAAGCTTCCAGGAGAAATACGAAAAGGTCCTGATCTCGGTCGGAAGAGTACCGAACACGGAAGGTCTCGGCCTTGAAAACACCCGGGTCGAGGTGGACGGGAAGGGCTTTATAGAGACGGACTCCCAGAGAAAAACGGCCGATCCGGCGATTTTTGCAATCGGGGATGTTGCCGGGGAACCCATGCTTGCCCACAAGGCGACGTATGAAGCCAAGATCGTGGCCGAGGTCATAACCGGGGCCAAGACCCACTATGACCCTAGGGCCGTTCCGGCGGTAATCTTTACCGATCCCGAAATCGCCTGGTGCGGGATTACCGAAAGCGAAGCCAGGGAAGCAGGGATGGAAGTGAATGTGTCTAAATTTCCGTGGGCTGCATCGGGCAGAGCCCTTACGCTTAACAGGACCGATGGCCTGACGAAGCTTATAACCGATAAGGGGACCGGGAGAGTGGTCGGCGTCGGAATTGTCGGACCGCAGGCGGGGGAGTTAATATCGGAATCCGTGCTGGCAATTGAAATGGGCGCGACTGCTGAGGATATAGCTTTTTCAATACATCCTCACCCAACCCTGACCGAGACCATTATGGAAGCGGCAGAAGGCATATACGGGGCAAGCACTCACATTATGAAAAGGCGTCCGAGAAAGAAGTCACGGTAGGCATAACACAGAAAAGCACCCCGACATTATCAATCCTGGAATGCAGGGAAGACGCCGCGGCGGGACTTCTGGCGCGAACCAGAGGCGGATAAACTGACCTTTTTCACGACAGCTTTGAGAAGGCGGGTGCGTATTCGATACGCGCTCCCTCGAAGCCTCTTCCCGCGAGAGCCAGTCCCATCAGGTAAGGTCCGGCATATCGGCAAGACATACCCTCCACGGTTTTTTGGCTGAATCCAAAACGCCGGTAATAGGGCGGATCGCCAAGTACTGCGACCGCCGTCCAGCCATCATCCCTTGCCCGTTTGAGCCCGTCCTCGATCAGGGTAGCGGCAATTCCTTGGCGGCGTCTGCTTTCTGTAACTGCGACCGGACCCAGGGCCAATGAGCCGGACGGCGCGAGCAGTCTGGAGAAAAGGGCTTGGCCGATGACTTTCCCACCTTCTACGGCGACCAGGGAGAACACCACATCGCCGTCTTCCCGCAACTGTCGTACGAGTTCCGCTTCAGAAGGAGAAGGGAAGGCCTCAAGCAGAAGTTCTTCGACCCCCTCCCGGTCACTCTCTGTCTCAATCTGTATATCTGTTATCATTTGGAGATAGGGCGCCAGGGTCTGCTCGCCTTATTGAAAGAAGTTCTTCATATTCCAGTCTAAGTTGTTTCTTGCTCATTTTGTGGTTCATCGTCACCGTTTAATAATAACATACCTGAAAATTGAAGGAATCTCAATGGGTTATATTAATTTAAGACAATGAAATAAAAAAGGCATTTTTCCTCTTTATTGCCTAAAACCCTGCCTAATCCTGACTATAGAACCTACTAGACATCACTATAACAGAGCAGGATAATTACAATGCTTTTGATTCGGAATCTAAAGAGAAGATAGAATGAGTTTATCGGAAACAGAGAACTGGGATTCGGAGAAGGTGTATCGTACTGATTCCGGCGATATGGTTCGGAGCAAGCAAGAGAGGTTTGTTGCCAATCTTCTTATCTCAGAGGGTATTTCCTTTGAATATGAGAGGAAACTGTCTAGCAGGGATGGATCTTTCCGTTACCCAGACTTTACCCTCTTTATTAACGGTGAACAGTATTACTGGGAACACTGGGGAATGGTTGATGATTACTCTTACAGACAATACATTGCCAAGAAGGTCAACTGGTATCGTGAGCATGGCTACTATGACTATTTGATTCAGACATGGGGAGGGGGCGACAGAGACTTGAGAGGACAGGTTTTAGCCGAGTTGTACAAGTTGAGGAAACCTAAACGCAGGAAAATTGGTTACAAGCCTGTTTCCGATTCCCATGTTGACTGGAAAACGGGACATGAACGCTTGACGGAAAAGTTAGAACAGACGGTTAGGCGTAAAATGCTTCGGCCCAAGGCTGGGAAGAAACTTAGGGGCAAAGCAATACCAAAGTCTCCCCGTGACCAACAACTTGAAACAGCCCGTAGGCCTGAAGAAGAGGACTTTATTAGTGAAGATAGCGGACAGAACACGCGGGGATGGGTCATACCCGTTGCTATAATCTTAACACTTTTTCTTCTCGGTGCTTTCTTTGGTTCTCTACAAGTGCCTGCACCCATTACTAAATCGGAAGTGCCGGAAGCCGTTTCACAGAAGCGAGAATCGGAGAAAGAGTTGCAACTAGCAAAAAGACCTAATTCAATTACCCGAGAGATTAAGACTGAGAAGCCGATAACGGAAAAGAAGGAAAAAAAAGAGATGTTTTATATGGGAATCAAGATATCTCAATGAAAATCTAACTGTTTCGCCGTTTTCCCTGCCTCTTTTCACGGAATTCTTGGCTAGCATCCTATGTTACTCCTCACCGTTTTTATTGACAATGTGGAGAGAAGGTGTAAAATTTGACCTTCATTTTTTAAACCCCGGAGGAATTTTATGGGCCTTAGAACAAAATCGGCGCAGAAAAAGCATCGCCAGAACCTGAAAAGACGGGAGAGAAACAGGTTCGTAACGTCCACCCTTAAAACCAAGATAAAGCGTTACTCGGAAGCTATTGGAAGCGAGGATCTCGAGAAATCGCAGGCTCTTCTCAAGGAACTGGTTTCCCTTACCGACAAGGCCGCCACGAAAGGGGTTATCCACAAGAAAAAAGCCTCAAGATACGTATCGAGGTTCTCAAAGAAGCTTTCAGATCTCAGCCAGAGCGCTGGCTCCTAGGTTTCCCGCGAGCAGATTCCAAGAAGGAGTTTTTCAAGAAGTACGTAGTTATCCCCGGAACTGTTCTTGATTCCGAAGTCCGTTTCCTCTATGAGCCCAAGTATCCTGCCGAAATCGTTTTCCCTGAAGTTGCGCACGCTTTTTTTAAGGTAAAAGACGGCCCCGCGGGACGTTTTTATGGCCTTGGCGATGGCTTCATCGGATTTCCCTTCCCGAAGATGCTGCGACACCTTGAATATCTGGCGGAATCTCCAGGCTATCATATAGAGTATGGAGAGGGGGTCCTCCCTGTTTCTCTCAAGTTCCCGCAGTATCCTGAGAGACCCCTTGAGGTCCCTGTTTGAAAGAGCGGTCGAGAGGGAAAACACGTTCTCGGTGCTGCGTTTCTCGATAAGCCCCCTTAACTCCTTCTCGCCTACGGGTTTTTTCCCGTCAACGTAGAAGGATATTTTCCCAAGCTCGTTCTTAATCATGTTCATGTCTTCGCCGAGCATGGTTTTTACGAAACTCACCGCCCCGGGAGTAAGGGAGATCCCGAGTCTTTGCCCGAGGCGTCTTATTTCCTGCTCGGGTTTGCTCCCGCCGTCAAGATCGACAAGCTTTATACCTTTTGCGGGCTTTGTCTTGGCCTTCCGGGTCCCCCCGGAGAGCAGGACCAGCACGGAGGAAGAGGCCGGGGCCCCGGCGTATTCGTTTAGAAGATCGAGATCGTCTTTTTTAAGGTCGTCATATCCCTTCGCCACGATCAGCTTTTTCTCGTGGAACATGGGGAGAGTCCTCGCGTCCTCGACTATTTCCTGAAGGGACGTATCGTCGAGGTTTTTGCTCTCAACCAGCAGCTTGGGAGAGTCCGCCGAGAGTTCCTTCTTAAGCTCCTCGATAAAGTCCTCGACGAGAAGAGTCTGCGTGCTTTTAAGTACGGTGACCGGATGGATGTCGATGCTTTTCCCAGAAGGCACGACCTGTTTTTCTCCCTGGCCGAGGGGGCTTGCGGGCGGGACCCTATCGGCTGTTTATTTCAAGCTCGCTGAAAAAATATCTTATTTCGTAGGCGGCCGATTCCGGAGAATCTGACCCGTGCACTATGTTCTTTTCTATGCCAGACGCGAAATCCTTTCTTATGGTTCCAGGGTCCGCCTGCTCGGGGTTCGTGGCGCCCATGATCGCTCTTGCCCTGGATATGGCGTCTTCCCCCTCAAGAACCATTACCACGCACGGTCCCGAGGACATAAAGTCCGTGAGGCTTGAGAAAAAAGGTCTTTCCCTGTGCACGTTGTAGAACCCCTCTGCCTGTTTTTTTGAAAGGTGTATCATCCTGAGCGCGACGACGCTTATCCCCTTCTCCTCGAACCTTCGAAGAACTTCACCGATGAGGTTCGCTCCGACTCCGTCAGGCTTTACTATTGACAATGTTCTTTCCATCTCTTGCCTCCGTGTTTATGTGGTTCTAGTGACTGTCTGATTATCAGCTTTGCGGCGGGGGTTAGAACGGCACACGCCGCTTCAAGTGGACTATATCTAGTATTCCTTCTCAAGCTTCCCTACCAGGTTTTTCCTTCTCCTGCGGCTTTTTATCCTGAGATACACCTTGTGCTTCAGATCAAGAGTGATCGGCAGATGAAATTCCTTGCTTACCATCTCGCAGAGTTCTTTTCCCTTGATGCCGGGCTTCTGGGAGATCGCATCGTTTATGAAAGATCTTATTTTCCTTTTCCGGGCACCCTCCGCCTTGTCTATGATCTCGTCTCTTTCCGAGGCGCTTAGGTTTTTCAGATAAGCGATT contains these protein-coding regions:
- the holA gene encoding DNA polymerase III subunit delta, translating into MPSGKSIDIHPVTVLKSTQTLLVEDFIEELKKELSADSPKLLVESKNLDDTSLQEIVEDARTLPMFHEKKLIVAKGYDDLKKDDLDLLNEYAGAPASSSVLVLLSGGTRKAKTKPAKGIKLVDLDGGSKPEQEIRRLGQRLGISLTPGAVSFVKTMLGEDMNMIKNELGKISFYVDGKKPVGEKELRGLIEKRSTENVFSLSTALSNRDLKGSLRILRELERNREDPLSILYMIAWRFRQIFKVSQHLREGKSDEAIAKAIKTSRGAVFYLKKSVRNFRENDFGRILGLIEETDFGIKNSSGDNYVLLEKLLLGICSRET
- a CDS encoding N-acetyltransferase; protein product: MITDIQIETESDREGVEELLLEAFPSPSEAELVRQLREDGDVVFSLVAVEGGKVIGQALFSRLLAPSGSLALGPVAVTESRRRQGIAATLIEDGLKRARDDGWTAVAVLGDPPYYRRFGFSQKTVEGMSCRYAGPYLMGLALAGRGFEGARIEYAPAFSKLS
- a CDS encoding nucleoside-diphosphate kinase, which produces MERTLSIVKPDGVGANLIGEVLRRFEEKGISVVALRMIHLSKKQAEGFYNVHRERPFFSSLTDFMSSGPCVVMVLEGEDAISRARAIMGATNPEQADPGTIRKDFASGIEKNIVHGSDSPESAAYEIRYFFSELEINSR
- a CDS encoding branched-chain alpha-keto acid dehydrogenase subunit E2; this encodes MEFRLPELGEGIESGQVIEVFVSPGDRVALEQPLLEVETDKAAVEIPSPADGTIVDVCVSAGDTVEISQVLVRMNGDDEGGEPPEDAPAAEEEEKPAATQAPLPEKEPEEEKKQTTPPESAPADNIAPSGPLAVAAAPSVRRLARELGVELSSVSGTGPRGRILERDVKAHAKAIIRSASSAQPAAPEEPELPDFSRWGETVTESFSTVRKLTAERLSQAWAAPHVTQFDKADATRLEELRRFNRDKVAEAGGNLTVTAILVKALSRALSEFPKFNSSIHMGSRTIVYKKYINIGVAVDTERGLLVPVIRDVDKKDITQISIELTEISSAAREKKLSPDRLKGGSFTITNLGGIGGTFFTPILNPPEVAILGVSRSSFETAYVDGEFVPRFMLPLSLSYDHRIIDGAEAARFLRWLCEMLERSPESIFEGVV
- the lpdA gene encoding dihydrolipoyl dehydrogenase, translating into MERVVTEVAVIGAGPGGYPAAFALADKGKKVTLIDPELNPGGVCLYRGCIPSKALLHAAKVAEEARDAADFGLSYGEPEIDPEKLFSWKDEVVSKLTGGLRTLVKARKVNYLRGRASFTSSGTLRVVTASGEEREVVFENAIISTGSVSRRIPGVDFGSPNVVDSDGALSLGEIPKTLLVVGGGYIGLELGTFFSSLGTEVTVVEMLSGLVQGVDRDLAVVLKKRLDRKFRSIMLETKIVSISELDNEVQVSFEVDGKSFQEKYEKVLISVGRVPNTEGLGLENTRVEVDGKGFIETDSQRKTADPAIFAIGDVAGEPMLAHKATYEAKIVAEVITGAKTHYDPRAVPAVIFTDPEIAWCGITESEAREAGMEVNVSKFPWAASGRALTLNRTDGLTKLITDKGTGRVVGVGIVGPQAGELISESVLAIEMGATAEDIAFSIHPHPTLTETIMEAAEGIYGASTHIMKRRPRKKSR
- the aceE gene encoding pyruvate dehydrogenase (acetyl-transferring), homodimeric type produces the protein RILRAPGGNVIKVVWGGTWDPILAQDKDGFLVERMEAALDGDYQRYTISPGEYIREHFFGTRPEIQKMVENHTDEELEKLARGGHDSEKVYAAYKAAVENTGSPTVILAKTIKGYGLGEAGEGKNITHQQKKLNEEELKRFRTRFYIPITDQEIRRAPFYRPAPDSPEMKYLRERRDALGGTIPKRTVRAKPLRKIPERVFEEFKKASGSKRKVATTMVIVHMLSRLMRDRDIGDLIVPIVPDEARTFGMESLFRQVGIYSSVGQLYEPVDADTLLYYKEAKDGQILEEGITEAGSMSSFIAAGTAYSTHGINTIPFFIYYSMFGFQRIGDLIWAAADMKCRGFMVGGTAGRTTLAGEGLQHQDGNSHHFAYAYPNLKAYDPAFSYEIAVIVRDGIKRMYQDGEEIFYYITVMNERYVQPAMPEGVEEGIIKGMYRFASSLLKDSGKKVHLFGSGAIMNEVLWAREVLESGYGVPTDVWSITSYKELYQDAKEAERWNRLNPGEKRRKSYISECMEGEDGVFVAATDYLKSLPDSISAYFPKPLVSLGTDGFGRSDTREALRDFFEVDYRHIAIAALHELAREGRIDEETVSEAISEFGIDRGKPNPAVT
- the rpsT gene encoding 30S ribosomal protein S20; protein product: MGLRTKSAQKKHRQNLKRRERNRFVTSTLKTKIKRYSEAIGSEDLEKSQALLKELVSLTDKAATKGVIHKKKASRYVSRFSKKLSDLSQSAGS